One genomic region from Flagellimonas oceani encodes:
- the murD gene encoding UDP-N-acetylmuramoyl-L-alanine--D-glutamate ligase, protein MGRLVILGGGESGVGTAILGKQKGFEVFVSDKGEIQEKYKKVLEHFEIEWESGEHTEAKILNADVVMKSPGIPDKVALVKALVEKGIPVISEIEFASKYTDATIIGITGSNGKTTTTMLTNHLLKDGGLHVGMAGNIGDSYAKMVAEQNFDHYVLEISSFQLDGIVDFKPHIAIITNITPDHLDRYDYKFENYIASKFRIAMNQDKNDYLIYDADDEVIRDWLEKHPVQSKLLPFSVKRKLEEGAWSENKTIKIKLEHKTLEMSEDILALEGQHNVKNTMAASMAAMLVKVRKETIRNSIQSFQGVPHRLEKVLKINHVEYINDSKATNVNATYYALDGIKKPIVWIVGGVDKGNDYSELMPLVREKVKAVVCLGVDNAKLLDAFGNVIDLMVETYSMEEAVKVAYKVAERGDAVLLSPACASFDLFKNYEDRGDQFKNAVKNL, encoded by the coding sequence ATGGGTCGCTTGGTGATACTTGGAGGTGGAGAAAGTGGTGTGGGAACCGCCATTTTGGGAAAGCAAAAAGGATTTGAAGTCTTTGTTTCGGACAAAGGCGAGATCCAAGAAAAATATAAAAAAGTTCTTGAACATTTTGAGATTGAATGGGAGTCCGGCGAACATACCGAAGCCAAGATCCTGAATGCCGATGTGGTGATGAAGAGTCCGGGTATCCCTGATAAAGTGGCATTGGTGAAGGCGCTTGTTGAAAAAGGGATTCCGGTAATTTCGGAAATAGAGTTTGCATCAAAATACACCGATGCGACCATTATTGGGATTACGGGAAGCAACGGTAAAACAACCACTACCATGTTGACCAATCATCTGTTAAAAGATGGAGGTTTACATGTGGGCATGGCAGGAAACATTGGCGATAGCTATGCTAAAATGGTGGCCGAGCAAAATTTTGACCATTACGTGTTGGAGATAAGCAGCTTTCAGTTGGACGGTATTGTGGATTTTAAACCCCACATCGCCATAATTACCAACATAACGCCCGATCACTTGGATAGGTATGATTACAAGTTTGAAAACTATATCGCATCCAAATTCAGAATAGCCATGAATCAGGATAAAAATGATTACCTGATCTACGATGCCGATGATGAAGTGATTCGAGATTGGTTGGAAAAACACCCGGTTCAATCCAAATTATTGCCCTTTTCCGTCAAAAGAAAATTGGAGGAAGGTGCTTGGTCGGAGAACAAAACGATAAAAATAAAATTAGAACATAAAACCTTGGAAATGAGTGAAGATATTTTGGCCTTGGAAGGTCAGCACAACGTAAAGAACACGATGGCAGCCAGCATGGCAGCTATGCTGGTTAAGGTCAGAAAAGAGACCATTCGCAATAGCATACAATCTTTTCAGGGCGTGCCCCACAGGTTGGAAAAAGTGTTGAAGATCAATCATGTGGAATACATAAACGATTCCAAAGCAACCAATGTGAACGCCACCTATTATGCTTTGGACGGTATTAAAAAACCGATAGTATGGATTGTTGGTGGTGTGGACAAGGGAAACGATTATTCCGAGTTGATGCCATTGGTCCGAGAAAAGGTAAAGGCAGTCGTTTGCTTGGGCGTTGATAATGCCAAATTATTGGATGCGTTCGGAAACGTAATCGACCTTATGGTAGAGACCTATTCCATGGAAGAGGCCGTAAAGGTGGCCTATAAAGTAGCGGAGCGCGGAGATGCAGTTTTGCTTTCTCCGGCGTGTGCCAGTTTCGACCTGTTCAAAAATTATGAGGACAGGGGAGATCAATTTAAAAACGCAGTAAAAAATTTGTAA
- the mraY gene encoding phospho-N-acetylmuramoyl-pentapeptide-transferase, with protein sequence MLYYLFEFLEKQYQLPGAGLFQFLTFRAALSVLLSLLIAMVYGKRIILYLQKKQIGESIRDLGLEGQKQKAGTPTMGGLIIIVSTLLPVILFADIKNIYVILLIVTTVWMGIIGFIDDYIKTFKKDKQGLKGKFKVMGQVGLGLIVGLTLYFHPAVTIKEKDTTTITETFEVEKVFGEETKSVRTNVPFFKNNELDYADFISWMGEGAEDYAWLIFIPVVILIVTAVSNGANLTDGIDGLAAGSSAIIVLTLGIFAWVSGNIQFSDYLDIFYLPRVGELVVYIAAFAGALVGFLWYNTYPAQVFMGDTGSLTIGGVIAVIAIIVRKELLIPILCGIFFAESLSVMLQVGYFKRTKKKYGEGRRIFLMAPLHHHYQKKLYHESKIVTRFWIIGIMLAIISIVTLKIR encoded by the coding sequence ATGTTATACTACTTGTTCGAATTTTTAGAGAAACAATACCAACTGCCAGGCGCGGGACTTTTTCAGTTCCTTACGTTCCGGGCGGCACTCTCCGTATTGTTGTCACTATTGATTGCCATGGTCTACGGAAAACGAATCATCCTCTATTTGCAAAAAAAGCAGATCGGGGAAAGCATCCGTGACCTTGGTTTGGAAGGACAAAAGCAAAAAGCAGGAACGCCAACTATGGGAGGGCTCATCATTATTGTGTCCACTTTGTTGCCCGTTATTCTATTTGCAGATATCAAGAACATCTATGTCATCCTTTTGATAGTGACCACCGTTTGGATGGGAATTATTGGATTTATCGATGATTACATCAAAACCTTCAAAAAAGATAAACAAGGTCTTAAGGGGAAATTTAAGGTTATGGGACAAGTTGGGCTGGGCCTGATCGTTGGACTCACCCTTTATTTTCATCCTGCTGTTACCATAAAGGAGAAGGATACCACCACCATAACCGAAACCTTTGAGGTGGAAAAGGTTTTCGGGGAAGAAACCAAGTCCGTGCGTACCAATGTGCCTTTTTTTAAGAACAACGAATTGGATTATGCCGATTTTATATCCTGGATGGGTGAAGGTGCGGAGGATTATGCATGGCTCATTTTTATTCCAGTGGTGATTTTAATTGTTACCGCAGTTTCCAACGGGGCCAACCTAACGGATGGTATCGACGGTCTCGCAGCAGGCTCATCAGCAATCATAGTATTGACCTTGGGAATTTTCGCCTGGGTTTCCGGTAACATTCAATTCTCCGATTATCTGGATATTTTCTATTTGCCAAGGGTAGGTGAGCTGGTGGTATATATTGCTGCATTCGCCGGTGCCTTGGTCGGATTTCTGTGGTACAACACCTATCCCGCTCAGGTTTTTATGGGCGATACGGGTAGTTTGACCATTGGTGGCGTAATCGCGGTAATCGCAATCATAGTTAGAAAAGAACTATTGATACCCATTTTGTGCGGAATTTTCTTTGCTGAATCATTATCTGTGATGCTTCAGGTCGGCTATTTCAAACGGACCAAGAAGAAGTATGGAGAGGGGAGGCGAATTTTCTTGATGGCGCCATTGCACCATCATTATCAGAAAAAATTATATCACGAGAGCAAAATAGTGACCCGGTTTTGGATTATTGGGATTATGCTGGCCATCATCAGCATTGTTACGCTAAAAATTAGATAG
- a CDS encoding UDP-N-acetylmuramoyl-L-alanyl-D-glutamate--2,6-diaminopimelate ligase — MKLLKDILYGVSLSAVSGDTNVMVNQVHFDSRKVEMDDVFVAVRGTVTDGHKFIQKAVDLGARAIVCEELPQLMVNGVTYLQVDNCNSALAVIASNFYDNPSKNLKLVGVTGTNGKTTVTTLLYNLFKKAGFKVGLISTIKVLVDDKEFKTTHTTPDVMTINNYLAMMNEVGVEFCFMEVSSHGIHQKRAEGLHFEGAIFTNLSHDHLDYHKTFAEYRDTKKKLFDGLPKTAFALVNIDDKNGLVMLQNTRAKKYTYALKTFADYRAQILENQFNGQLLKVDDNELWSRLIGDFNAYNLLAIYATADILGLEKMEILRLMSELENVDGRFQYYISKDKITAIVDYAHTPDALKNVLVTINALRTGNENVITVVGCGGDRDKSKRPVMGHIASEMSDQAIFTSDNPRTESPTTIIEEMEAGVEAQNVRKVLSIENRKQAIKTACKLAMANDIILVAGKGHETYQETNGVRVDFDDFKEVKEALQSLKK, encoded by the coding sequence ATGAAGTTATTGAAGGACATATTATATGGAGTAAGCCTCTCCGCGGTGAGCGGGGACACCAACGTAATGGTGAACCAAGTGCATTTCGATTCCAGAAAGGTGGAGATGGACGATGTGTTCGTCGCTGTTCGTGGTACGGTTACCGATGGCCATAAATTCATTCAAAAAGCTGTGGATTTAGGGGCAAGGGCCATTGTGTGCGAAGAGCTTCCCCAACTTATGGTGAACGGCGTTACCTATTTGCAAGTTGACAATTGCAATAGTGCTCTGGCCGTAATTGCTTCCAATTTCTATGATAACCCCTCCAAGAACCTAAAATTGGTGGGTGTAACGGGAACCAATGGCAAGACTACGGTAACCACACTTTTATATAATCTTTTCAAAAAAGCAGGATTTAAGGTGGGGTTGATTTCCACCATTAAGGTATTGGTAGATGACAAGGAGTTCAAAACCACGCACACCACCCCGGATGTAATGACCATCAACAATTACTTGGCCATGATGAACGAGGTCGGGGTAGAGTTCTGTTTTATGGAAGTGAGCTCGCACGGAATCCATCAAAAAAGAGCAGAAGGACTCCATTTTGAAGGAGCCATCTTTACCAATTTGTCCCACGATCATTTGGATTATCATAAAACATTTGCCGAGTACCGGGACACCAAGAAAAAATTGTTCGATGGATTGCCCAAAACGGCTTTTGCCTTGGTCAATATAGATGACAAGAACGGACTGGTAATGTTGCAGAACACCCGTGCCAAAAAATATACCTACGCGTTAAAAACCTTTGCCGATTACAGGGCCCAGATTTTGGAAAACCAATTCAACGGTCAGCTGCTGAAAGTGGATGACAACGAATTATGGTCTAGACTCATCGGTGACTTTAATGCCTATAATTTACTTGCCATATACGCCACCGCCGATATCCTTGGACTCGAGAAAATGGAGATTTTGAGGTTGATGAGCGAGTTGGAAAACGTGGATGGCAGGTTTCAATATTATATATCAAAAGATAAGATAACGGCTATTGTTGATTATGCCCATACGCCGGATGCACTAAAAAATGTATTGGTTACTATCAATGCATTGAGGACTGGAAATGAAAACGTCATCACCGTAGTGGGGTGTGGTGGTGACCGTGACAAGTCTAAGCGTCCGGTTATGGGTCATATCGCATCCGAAATGAGCGATCAGGCCATTTTTACTTCGGATAACCCGAGAACCGAATCTCCCACGACCATCATCGAAGAGATGGAGGCGGGCGTCGAGGCGCAAAATGTCCGAAAGGTGTTGTCCATAGAAAACAGAAAACAGGCCATAAAAACCGCATGCAAGCTTGCGATGGCCAATGATATTATCCTAGTGGCGGGAAAAGGCCACGAGACCTATCAGGAAACCAATGGTGTCCGGGTCGATTTTGATGATTTTAAAGAAGTGAAAGAAGCTCTGCAGAGCCTAAAAAAATAA